In Stieleria varia, one genomic interval encodes:
- a CDS encoding DUF1559 domain-containing protein: MFRKQARGRLAFTLVELLVVIAIIGILVGLLLPAVQAAREAARRMQCSNNMKQLGLALQNYHSTYKNFPALSGGTNNLGGGVANNNWLSWRIGLLPFFEQQGLWEQISNPSQLDRAGSPTQNWPAMGPVPWHDNYLPWMTQVTTYRCPSDPVERVGGPNSTEQAFTNYAACTGDGTYEQQHGGVDDQGRPNNSGTWGDSAVSRWSRGVFRARHFMSFKDIKDGTAHTIALGETTVYGGDLAIKSAIYTAGGNADGPVNTPPGNWESQLIDPLNPTRYLESLGVAGGGGTVGVDTANIRHHKGRRWADGRIPYSAFQTVRPPNSYSVQQAEGNTGIISASSHHAGGAHVTMADGSVTFVTDSIEAGDQTSYAIGSDPATGGCGACSKVDAGKKSPFGLWGALGTRASKETETLDD; the protein is encoded by the coding sequence ATGTTTAGGAAACAAGCTCGCGGTAGACTCGCGTTTACCTTGGTCGAGCTGCTGGTCGTGATCGCGATCATCGGTATTTTGGTGGGGCTGCTGCTGCCCGCCGTTCAGGCTGCTCGCGAAGCTGCCCGACGTATGCAGTGTAGCAACAACATGAAGCAACTCGGATTGGCGTTGCAGAACTACCACTCGACCTACAAGAACTTCCCGGCTCTTTCTGGTGGCACCAACAACTTGGGTGGCGGTGTTGCAAACAACAACTGGTTGAGCTGGCGTATTGGCCTTCTGCCGTTCTTCGAACAGCAGGGCTTGTGGGAGCAGATCAGCAATCCGAGTCAACTTGACCGAGCCGGTAGCCCGACTCAGAACTGGCCCGCCATGGGCCCTGTGCCGTGGCACGACAATTACCTTCCTTGGATGACTCAAGTGACCACGTATCGCTGCCCGAGCGATCCGGTGGAACGAGTCGGTGGTCCCAACTCGACGGAACAGGCCTTCACAAACTACGCGGCGTGTACCGGCGACGGAACTTACGAGCAGCAACACGGTGGCGTCGATGATCAAGGACGTCCAAACAACAGCGGTACGTGGGGAGACAGTGCTGTTTCCAGATGGTCTCGCGGTGTTTTCCGTGCCCGTCACTTCATGTCTTTCAAGGACATCAAAGACGGTACGGCTCATACGATCGCCCTTGGTGAAACCACTGTTTACGGTGGCGACCTTGCAATCAAATCGGCGATTTACACCGCAGGCGGAAACGCAGACGGACCAGTGAACACGCCTCCAGGAAACTGGGAGTCTCAACTGATCGATCCGTTGAACCCAACTCGTTACCTTGAGTCCCTCGGAGTTGCCGGCGGTGGCGGCACCGTGGGTGTTGATACGGCCAACATTCGTCACCATAAAGGTCGACGTTGGGCTGACGGGCGAATCCCTTACTCGGCGTTTCAAACCGTTCGTCCGCCGAACAGCTACAGCGTGCAGCAGGCCGAAGGAAACACGGGCATCATTTCCGCAAGTAGCCACCACGCAGGTGGCGCTCACGTGACGATGGCCGACGGTTCGGTCACCTTCGTCACCGATTCGATCGAAGCGGGTGATCAAACGTCCTATGCGATCGGTAGCGATCCAGCGACCGGTGGATGCGGTGCCTGCTCTAAAGTCGACGCTGGCAAGAAGAGCCCATTTGGTCTCTGGGGTGCACTTGGTACTCGTGCCAGCAAAGAAACAGAAACCCTCGACGACTGA
- a CDS encoding FG-GAP-like repeat-containing protein: protein MAAYRIAAYRIIGYAMVFVLLSGCGSPTTTESESQSGGADSHAVSASVFSPTAVQLAISRGDIATADAAIKARLVQEPTDSTALEMAGDVAVLTGDLSQAAVMYRESLANVAAPSQAILSKLSQVLMHQSLPFDALEVLERMIELYPDVVQPRYDLVGMAAMIGLPDRCIASLRWLLQNGHGDPESLVVLANTGRVEPDAELCRKLLSERPSDLRPEYGIALIDAIYLRWDKVATRLEPVVAKHPQFVPALGLYGRALIKLNRLDELATWQQSLPDSMEQSADYWIVMGLWSQKMGQHEQAARALWESFRIDETTHSEMLKSLLLSLKQIGRDAEAERVAKQIVKMSALRDSLHVFLERNSQSQAAAMKVAEAMAALGRLWEAEGWARLAVGLSDDPVIDSRERYLAIRRQLTVTTPWQSPEMSIANSIDLSDLPDIKPPSSHGPLRIAQPGSDSPKHSSDASIHFVEEAAQRGLEHTCAVAAEAETEGHWIYQSVGGGLGVIDFDLDGWPDLAGAMLDGKPRQSNSSPNRLFRNHQGRFDEVSRFAEYQDLGFTHGICIGDYNDDGFPDIFDGNIGQDRLYRNNGDGTFQDVTEQVGLSGQAWTTSSAMADLNGDGFADLFAAAYCGGDQPYEIACSNNQGIATCPPLQFDAARDTIWRGVGDGTFVDASEEWMQPTSLGRGLGVVVGEFDEHPGVDVYVANDMTANHLWSGKSDTAGFQLNDLAAIRGIGTDANSNAQASMGIAVGDPDGDGDIDFFLTHFSNEHNTYYEQVAPGLWSDKSFQVGLLQPSMNMLGFGTQWADFDNNSALELILTNGHVDDVDREDIAYRMPTQVFRRNPDGRWSELDRPELGEYFTRDHLGRALVTLDADRDGRIDVSISNLYEPVALLVNRSENHGHHIALELKATRSQRDAIGTTVRMKIDGRTVLSQLFSGDGYMSSNERQIWIGTGGETAVQDVTVIWPSGVEQKLGAMVSGKRYLIVEDQEQAFEFPTSDGEAGS from the coding sequence GTGGCCGCATACCGAATCGCCGCATACCGAATCATTGGATACGCAATGGTTTTCGTGTTGCTGTCAGGATGCGGCTCACCAACAACCACGGAATCAGAGAGTCAGAGCGGCGGTGCTGACTCACACGCGGTGTCAGCGTCCGTTTTTTCACCCACAGCCGTTCAACTCGCAATCTCGCGCGGAGACATCGCTACCGCAGACGCCGCGATCAAGGCTCGATTGGTCCAGGAACCGACAGACTCCACTGCGCTGGAAATGGCTGGGGATGTGGCCGTTCTGACGGGAGATCTCTCTCAGGCTGCTGTCATGTATCGCGAATCGTTAGCGAATGTCGCTGCTCCCAGTCAAGCGATCCTGTCAAAACTAAGCCAAGTGCTGATGCATCAAAGCCTACCGTTTGATGCCTTGGAGGTATTAGAGCGAATGATCGAGCTTTACCCGGACGTCGTCCAGCCTCGCTACGACCTCGTTGGGATGGCTGCAATGATCGGCCTGCCGGATCGATGCATCGCATCGCTCCGCTGGTTGCTACAGAATGGACACGGCGACCCCGAGTCGCTTGTTGTGCTCGCCAACACGGGTCGAGTCGAGCCGGATGCGGAGTTGTGCCGCAAACTCTTGTCTGAACGACCAAGCGACTTGCGCCCCGAATACGGCATCGCTTTGATTGATGCCATTTACTTGCGATGGGACAAGGTTGCAACGCGTCTGGAGCCGGTTGTTGCGAAACACCCACAGTTCGTGCCCGCGCTCGGACTCTACGGACGCGCCTTGATCAAGCTTAATCGGCTGGATGAGTTAGCGACTTGGCAACAATCTTTGCCTGACTCCATGGAACAATCTGCCGACTACTGGATTGTGATGGGATTGTGGTCTCAGAAAATGGGGCAACACGAGCAAGCAGCCCGTGCCCTTTGGGAATCGTTCCGCATAGACGAAACCACTCACTCGGAAATGCTGAAGTCCTTGTTACTGAGTCTCAAACAGATCGGCCGAGACGCAGAAGCAGAGCGGGTCGCCAAACAGATCGTGAAGATGTCGGCGCTGCGTGATTCGCTCCATGTTTTTCTTGAACGAAACAGCCAATCCCAGGCTGCGGCTATGAAAGTTGCCGAAGCGATGGCGGCGTTGGGACGCCTATGGGAAGCGGAAGGCTGGGCTCGCCTGGCGGTAGGATTGTCCGATGATCCCGTGATAGATTCGCGGGAACGTTACCTCGCCATTCGCCGCCAACTCACCGTCACCACTCCGTGGCAATCGCCCGAGATGTCGATTGCCAATTCGATCGACTTGAGCGATCTGCCGGACATCAAACCGCCAAGTTCCCATGGTCCATTGCGAATAGCCCAACCTGGCAGCGACTCGCCAAAACATTCCTCAGATGCATCCATTCACTTTGTCGAGGAGGCAGCACAGCGAGGACTTGAGCACACATGTGCGGTGGCCGCGGAGGCCGAGACCGAAGGGCACTGGATTTATCAAAGTGTGGGCGGTGGGCTTGGCGTCATCGATTTTGACTTGGACGGCTGGCCTGATCTCGCTGGTGCGATGCTCGACGGAAAGCCACGACAATCCAACTCGTCACCCAATCGACTTTTCCGAAATCACCAAGGACGCTTTGACGAAGTATCCCGTTTCGCCGAGTATCAGGACCTGGGATTCACACACGGGATCTGCATCGGCGACTACAACGACGATGGGTTCCCTGACATCTTTGACGGAAACATCGGACAGGATCGTTTGTACCGCAACAACGGCGACGGGACATTCCAAGATGTTACCGAGCAAGTTGGACTGTCAGGCCAAGCATGGACCACATCCTCTGCGATGGCTGACCTGAATGGTGATGGATTTGCTGATCTTTTTGCGGCCGCCTATTGCGGAGGCGATCAGCCCTACGAGATTGCTTGTTCCAACAACCAGGGAATCGCCACCTGCCCGCCTCTCCAGTTCGACGCCGCCCGCGACACGATTTGGCGTGGCGTGGGTGACGGCACGTTTGTTGACGCGAGCGAAGAATGGATGCAGCCGACATCGCTCGGCAGGGGACTCGGCGTGGTCGTCGGTGAGTTTGATGAACACCCCGGCGTCGACGTGTACGTCGCCAATGACATGACAGCGAATCACTTGTGGTCTGGCAAGTCAGACACAGCAGGATTTCAGCTCAACGATCTGGCTGCGATTCGCGGTATCGGTACCGATGCAAACTCGAATGCGCAAGCGTCCATGGGGATCGCTGTGGGTGATCCCGACGGCGATGGCGATATCGATTTCTTCTTGACCCATTTCTCGAACGAACACAATACGTATTACGAACAAGTAGCACCGGGCCTTTGGTCCGACAAGAGTTTCCAAGTCGGCCTGCTGCAACCATCGATGAACATGCTTGGGTTTGGCACGCAGTGGGCCGATTTTGACAACAACTCGGCACTGGAATTGATTCTGACCAACGGGCACGTCGACGACGTTGATCGCGAAGACATCGCCTATCGGATGCCCACCCAAGTCTTCCGGCGCAATCCTGACGGACGCTGGAGTGAGTTGGATCGACCCGAATTGGGAGAGTACTTTACCCGCGATCACCTCGGCCGCGCCTTGGTCACCTTGGATGCCGATCGTGACGGGCGAATCGACGTATCCATTTCCAATCTGTACGAACCGGTCGCTCTCTTGGTCAATCGATCCGAAAACCACGGTCATCACATCGCATTGGAACTGAAAGCCACGCGGTCGCAGAGAGATGCGATTGGTACCACGGTCCGAATGAAAATCGATGGACGAACGGTGTTGTCGCAACTGTTTTCCGGAGACGGTTACATGTCCAGCAACGAGCGGCAAATCTGGATCGGAACAGGAGGAGAAACAGCAGTTCAGGACGTCACCGTGATTTGGCCAAGCGGTGTCGAGCAAAAGCTCGGTGCCATGGTCTCCGGAAAACGATACTTGATCGTCGAAGACCAGGAACAGGCGTTCGAATTCCCCACCTCCGATGGTGAGGCTGGGTCTTGA